One part of the Arabidopsis thaliana chromosome 4, partial sequence genome encodes these proteins:
- the ALL1 gene encoding aldolase like (aldolase like (ALL1); FUNCTIONS IN: carbon-carbon lyase activity, catalytic activity; INVOLVED IN: cytokinin mediated signaling pathway; LOCATED IN: cellular_component unknown; EXPRESSED IN: sporophyte; CONTAINS InterPro DOMAIN/s: Pyruvate/Phosphoenolpyruvate kinase, catalytic core (InterPro:IPR015813), HpcH/HpaI aldolase (InterPro:IPR005000); BEST Arabidopsis thaliana protein match is: Phosphoenolpyruvate carboxylase family protein (TAIR:AT4G10750.1); Has 3952 Blast hits to 3952 proteins in 838 species: Archae - 22; Bacteria - 2525; Metazoa - 2; Fungi - 198; Plants - 35; Viruses - 0; Other Eukaryotes - 1170 (source: NCBI BLink).) — MATKKSLKSRLQDGEKLLGHFLLSFSPELAEIAARAGFDFIVVYLEHGAGGIPKKALDLGPDGIMFPMVETGRSASEAVSFCLYRPDGVRGCAYSVVRDSSFGFNEGYLGNYADKLFIMCQIESEEGMKNVKEIIAVDGMDCVMMGPRDLSASLGLLNDPGNPKVKSVMRVAETAVLASDPANGGAYLAGMATAQDKTGDLKARGYHVVLGSTDVSLYKKAVVDEVNAFKA, encoded by the exons ATGGCGACCAAAAAATCTCTGAAATCACGTCTCCAAGATGGAGAAAAGCTTCTCGGccactttcttctctccttttctcCGGAGCTTGCAGAGATCGCTGCAAGAGCTGGATTTGACTTCATTGTCGTCTACCTTGAGCACGGTGCCGGCGGGATTC CTAAGAAAGCGTTAGATCTCGGACCCGACGGCATTATGTTCCCAATGGTCGAAACCGGAAGATCTGCATCCGAGGCGGTCTCGTTTTGCCTGTATCGTCCTGACGGTGTTCGCGGCTGTGCTTACTCCGTTGTGAGAGACTCCAGCTTCGGATTTAACGAAGGGTATTTGGGTAATTACGCTGATAAGCTCTTCATTATGTGCCAG ATTGAATCAGAGGAAGGTATGAAAAATGTGAAGGAGATCATAGCCGTTGATGGGATGGATTGTGTGATGATGGGGCCGAGAGATCTGAGTGCGAGTTTGGGGTTACTTAACGATCCAGGAAACCCGAAGGTGAAGTCGGTCATGAGGGTGGCTGAGACGGCGGTGTTGGCCTCTGATCCGGCGAATGGTGGAGCTTACTTGGCAGGGATGGCCACGGCTCAGGACAAAACCGGTGATCTCAAGGCACGTGGGTATCACGTGGTGCTCGGGTCAACCGATGTGTCGCTGTACAAGAAGGCTGTGGTTGATGAGGTCAACGCTTTTAAAGCGTAG
- the ALL1 gene encoding aldolase like: MFPMVETGRSASEAVSFCLYRPDGVRGCAYSVVRDSSFGFNEGYLGNYADKLFIMCQIESEEGMKNVKEIIAVDGMDCVMMGPRDLSASLGLLNDPGNPKVKSVMRVAETAVLASDPANGGAYLAGMATAQDKTGDLKARGYHVVLGSTDVSLYKKAVVDEVNAFKA, from the exons ATGTTCCCAATGGTCGAAACCGGAAGATCTGCATCCGAGGCGGTCTCGTTTTGCCTGTATCGTCCTGACGGTGTTCGCGGCTGTGCTTACTCCGTTGTGAGAGACTCCAGCTTCGGATTTAACGAAGGGTATTTGGGTAATTACGCTGATAAGCTCTTCATTATGTGCCAG ATTGAATCAGAGGAAGGTATGAAAAATGTGAAGGAGATCATAGCCGTTGATGGGATGGATTGTGTGATGATGGGGCCGAGAGATCTGAGTGCGAGTTTGGGGTTACTTAACGATCCAGGAAACCCGAAGGTGAAGTCGGTCATGAGGGTGGCTGAGACGGCGGTGTTGGCCTCTGATCCGGCGAATGGTGGAGCTTACTTGGCAGGGATGGCCACGGCTCAGGACAAAACCGGTGATCTCAAGGCACGTGGGTATCACGTGGTGCTCGGGTCAACCGATGTGTCGCTGTACAAGAAGGCTGTGGTTGATGAGGTCAACGCTTTTAAAGCGTAG